One segment of Sinorhizobium mexicanum DNA contains the following:
- a CDS encoding ArdC family protein — translation MSRKPETQRADVYSRITDRIVDDLARGVKPWMKPWHDRNMRERITRPLRHNGQPYSGMNVLLLWSEGMARGFSSPTWMTFKQALELGAAVRKGETGSTVVFASRFTKTEADGNGGEVDREIPFLKAYTVFNVEQIDGLPDHYHRPPAPVADPVQRIERADRFFRNTGALIRHGGTQAYYSPVTDHIQMPPFESFRDAESYVATVSHESCHWTAHPDRVGRDLSRYAKDKTERAREELIAELGSCFLCADLGIAPELEPRPDHASYLASWLTVLSEDRRAIFQAAAHAQRAVNFLHDLQPDAAEEKIAA, via the coding sequence ATGAGCAGGAAACCGGAAACGCAACGTGCAGACGTCTATAGCCGGATTACCGATCGGATCGTCGATGACCTGGCGCGTGGCGTCAAACCGTGGATGAAGCCATGGCACGACCGCAACATGCGAGAGCGGATCACGCGTCCACTCCGGCACAACGGGCAGCCCTACTCGGGCATGAACGTGTTGCTGCTCTGGTCGGAAGGCATGGCGCGCGGCTTCTCGTCGCCGACGTGGATGACGTTCAAGCAGGCGCTGGAGCTTGGTGCCGCAGTCCGCAAGGGCGAAACCGGTTCGACCGTCGTCTTCGCCAGCCGCTTTACCAAGACCGAAGCCGATGGCAACGGCGGTGAGGTCGACCGGGAAATCCCCTTTTTGAAAGCGTACACAGTCTTTAATGTGGAGCAAATCGACGGTTTGCCCGATCATTACCATCGCCCACCGGCACCCGTTGCCGATCCCGTCCAACGGATCGAAAGGGCCGACCGCTTCTTCCGAAACACCGGCGCCCTAATCCGCCACGGCGGCACACAGGCATATTATTCGCCGGTCACGGATCACATTCAGATGCCGCCATTCGAAAGCTTTCGGGACGCGGAATCATACGTTGCCACGGTCAGCCATGAAAGTTGCCACTGGACTGCGCATCCGGATCGTGTCGGCCGTGACCTCAGCCGGTATGCCAAGGATAAAACGGAGCGCGCCCGAGAGGAACTGATCGCGGAATTGGGCAGCTGCTTCCTATGCGCCGACCTTGGCATCGCACCGGAGCTCGAGCCACGGCCCGATCACGCCTCATACCTTGCCTCGTGGTTGACCGTGCTTTCCGAGGACCGGCGTGCGATTTTTCAGGCGGCCGCTCATGCGCAGCGGGCAGTCAACTTCCTGCACGATCTTCAGCCTGATGCAGCCGAGGAAAAGATCGCGGCCTAG